From the Acidimicrobiales bacterium genome, the window AGACGGCGATCTTGCCGCCGACCGCCGTGTACACCTGCCCGGTGACGTGGCGGGCCTGGTCGGAGAGGAGGTACACCACGAGGGGCGCCACGTCCTCTGGCTCGCCCATCTCGCCCAGCTCCATGGGCACGTTGGCCGACATCCGCGTGCGGGCCACGGGGGCGACGGCGTTGGCGGTCACTCCGTAGCGGGACATGCCGGCGGCGGCGCTGCGAACAAGGGAGACGATGCCGCCCTTGGCCGCGCTGTAGTTGGCCTGGGCCACGCTGCCGGCAAAGGCCCCGGAGGTGAAGCCGAGGAGGGTGCCCGATCCCTGCTTGCGCATGATCTCCGCCGCGGCCCGGAAGACGGTGAACGTGCCCTTGAGGTGGGTCTCGACCACCGGGTCGAACTCCTCTTCGCTCATGTTGAACAACATCCGCTCCCGCAGGATCCCGGCCACGCAGACGACCCCGTCGATGCGCCCCCAGTTGTCCATCGCGGTGCGGACGATGTGCTGGCCGCCCTCCATGGTGGTCACCGTGTCGGCCACGGCGACGCCGGTGCCCCCGGCGTCGGCGATCTCCTTCACC encodes:
- a CDS encoding SDR family oxidoreductase, which gives rise to MGGYLEEKVVAVTGAGRGIGRAVALACAAERARLVVADYGVGIAGEEPASDVAEAVVKEIADAGGTGVAVADTVTTMEGGQHIVRTAMDNWGRIDGVVCVAGILRERMLFNMSEEEFDPVVETHLKGTFTVFRAAAEIMRKQGSGTLLGFTSGAFAGSVAQANYSAAKGGIVSLVRSAAAGMSRYGVTANAVAPVARTRMSANVPMELGEMGEPEDVAPLVVYLLSDQARHVTGQVYTAVGGKIAVWNQPTEVRAMYKDGRWTPQEIEARLDSTVGQERMALLDRLEGMRQAAAAGEKPNA